The Streptomyces sp. R28 region CGCCGGCTCACGGTGGTGCGGTGCACCCCGTTCCCGCCGGCCAGATCGCCGGGCCGCTGGTCACAGCGCAGCACCGCCAGCATGATGCCGGCGATCTTCCCGGCGGGCAGCGCCCGCCACCGCGAGGCGATCTTCTTCAGGCGGCCGCGTATCAGGCCGGCGAGAATAGTTCAAGGTCGCGCTCGACAGCGGCAGGCGGGCGGTGTGGACAAGGCCGTCAGAGCCCTCGGTGAGACCGTTGTTTTTCTTCACACCAAACTCAACTGCCGTCGGAGGCCCGCCCGTTACGGCCTGCCCGCGCAGTGCAGGACCGCCCGCCCGGCCACCTTCACCGGTACCGGAGCGACAGAATCGGCCGCCTCGGCGTCGGCGTTGGGCCTGCTCGGCCAGGCAGTTCAACACCCGCTCGGCGATGGCCAGTTTGTCCCGCTTGACCTCGACCTCCTGAAGCTGCTTGGTCAACTGCTCGGCGAGGGCGTCCAGTTCGCTCCGGCGGGCGGTGATCCACTGCCGCTCCTGCATCCCCGCACCCTCCCGCGTTCTCAAGGCGTGCCGACCTGCTGACGGATCGTAGGCGGGGGTCGGAGGCAGGCGCAGCCGAACCCGGCATCCCGCCAGAACCGGACCGGCCCGATGATCTACGCCATGGTCATCGGCCGCCGACCGGCGCGATTACCCCACTCGTCACTCACACCAGAGCCGCGACCTGCGACTTCACGATGCACACCACTCAGTGGGTGGAGTGGCGCGGCGGCCACGCCCACGAGTTCCACGCCGCATGACGTCCGGGCGGCGGCAGCGGCCGGGCAGGGTGGTCCTGCCTGGCCGCGCTGGCTACTCCCAGGGCCGTGGCAGCGCGTTCCACAGGGCTCGGAGCCAGTCGGGCGGGTGATGGCGCGTGCTGTGGTCCAGGCGGTGGCGGCTCGGGGGTGTTGTAGCAGGCGCTGGTGGGTGTGGTGCGCGGCGGCGAGTTCGGACACGCCTTGGGTGTGGACGGCGGAGGTGAGTCGCAGGTCGGGAGTGGCTTGTTGGTGGCGCGGACACATCAGCCGGTGCAGTGACGGGTGGAGCCACGCGGAGTCGGTGGCGCCGTTTCGGGGACCTTGACCTACTTCTGGCGTCGTTCGACACGGCGCACGGCGATCACGCCACCGCGCGCGGCGCCCTCGTCGACTTCTACCTGTCGGCCGAGCACCGTGACCAGCCCGGCACCGGTTGCCCCACCGCCGGATTCGCAGGGGACATGGCTCGCGAGCCCACAGCCGGGGAGATACGCGAAACGTACGCGGCCGGAGTCCAGGAATTCGCCGCGTGGATGTCCACCGACGCCAACGACGGCCTCCCCACGGTGGCCACCCTGGTCGGCGCGATCCTGCTAGCCCGCGCCACGGCGGGCACAGAACTGTCGGAGGAGATCCTGGAATCGACCCACAAAGCCCTGACCGCACCACAGGGGCCTCGACCCGGAATCCTGGGGTAAGGGGCTGTGCGACGGGGACTCGACGCCACGTAGGCAGGCAATCTCCGAAATCCCAGCAGCACGCGGTGGCGTTAGCCCTCCGGCCGCCCGCCCCACCCCTCCGGCCATGTCGGAATGGGCAGTAACGGCCGGATGACCAGCCATTTAGGGATTCGGGTCATGACGCAGCCGAGGACCACCCGGATGGTCGCCTGGGCCTGAGGCTGGGGCCGTGCTTCAGCGAGGCAGCAGGACGTCGACCTGCCTGCGGATGTCCTGCATGATCTCCTCGACGCTCAAGGCGATGTTCACGCTCGCCGCCATGCTGAGGAACATCACGGCGGACACGATGTGTGCCAGTGTCGCGGCGTCGCCCTCTGTGACCCGCTGGTCTCGGCGCAGCACGGCGGCGATGGCCTCCTCGGTCTGCGCGACGATGGCAAGTGCTTCGCCGTGCCGGGGCTCCTCGGGGTCGCCGAAGGCCATCTCTCGCAGGTAGGTGCGTCCGTTGTCGATCTGGGTGCGGTTGCACTCGACGATCGGCCGGACGATCGCCAGCACCGCGTCCAGCACGCCTGGGATGGCCTCGGCGTCCGCCCGGCCCTGCTCAAGTGCTTCGGCGTACTTGGCGTTCTGGACAAGGAGGAGGAGTTCGCCCTTGGTCTTGGCATAAAGGAACAGGGTCCCGGTGCCGATGTCGGCCTGGTCGGCGATCTGCTGGGTCGTGACCTCATCGACGCCGTGTTCGGCGAACAGTTCACTGGCGGCAGCGACGATGCGGTCGAGCTTTTCCTGCTTGTTCCGCTCGCGCCGTCCGACCGACTGGGAGGCGACAGACATGGGCGGTGTCCTCCAGGGATAGATTCTGACTGCAATCAGTTATGATTGCAGTCGCTATCGCGTGGGCTCGAATGTGGCTCCGCTCATTCTCCCACGGCCGGGCGAGGAGTCATTGCTCCATCT contains the following coding sequences:
- a CDS encoding TetR/AcrR family transcriptional regulator — encoded protein: MSVASQSVGRRERNKQEKLDRIVAAASELFAEHGVDEVTTQQIADQADIGTGTLFLYAKTKGELLLLVQNAKYAEALEQGRADAEAIPGVLDAVLAIVRPIVECNRTQIDNGRTYLREMAFGDPEEPRHGEALAIVAQTEEAIAAVLRRDQRVTEGDAATLAHIVSAVMFLSMAASVNIALSVEEIMQDIRRQVDVLLPR